The Solicola gregarius DNA window CCGCTGTCAAGGCGGCGATATGCGCGTCGAGCGCTGCCACGAACCGATCGTCGCGTCGCAATGTGCTGGCCTTGAGCCGTTTGGTGAAGCCACTGGTCGCTCCCAGGCTCAGGGGCTCTGCGGTGTAGCGATCGAGCAGGTTCATCAATGACACGCCCGATCGCTTGTCGACTGGGCGCTCACCGATCGACCACGCCTCGCGATTCCCGGCAACCGACGACGCGGCGAACGGCCAACGCCGACCCGGCGTCAACGCGCGACGATCGACATCGACGGGATAGCCCGGCGCCACCAGCCGACTACCTAACCATTTCGCAACCGGCACCGTCACGGCATTGCCGACCAGTTTCCATCGCTCCCCGAGCGTGCCGGATCCGTCCGTCCAACCTGCCCTGAATCCCTGCAGCCGCTCCCCTGCGGCGATGCTCGGCCGACAAATCGCACGCCCATCCTCGGCAGAGGGAATCCACACGGCCGGAGGCGATGCGATTCCGAGCTTCGATCCGCCCTTCAGCGTCGGGACGACTCCCTCTCCCCACCCGATGCCCCGATTGCCCTCGGTCCAGTAGAAGCCGTACGCGGTGTGCCGCTTCTGGGCACTGGACCCGCCAGTCTCATCGGCGAACAGCACCGTACGCGGATCCTGCGTCTTCGACGCAACGAGGAACACTCGGCGGCGGCGCTGACGTACGCCGAAGTGGCGGGAGTCGACCGTTCGGTACGCCCAGTTCCAGCCGTTCTCATCGAGCCATTCAGTGACGTGCCGGATAGGTGATCCGCCTTGGAGCGTGAGCATGTTCGGTACGTTCTCGAGCACAAGCCACGTCGGTGGAGTGTCGGCAACTAGCCGGAAGACCTCACGGATCAAGCCAGACTCATCGCCACTGATACCAGCCGTCCGGCCAACCTGGCTGAGGTCGGTACAAGGAAAACCTGCGGCGACGATGTCGGCCGTCGGCAATGAGCGGAGCTCACGAATGTCCCCGACAACCGGCGCATCGAACCGTCTACGAAGTGTGTCGGCGGCAGGTTCCCAGTACTCGCAAAGCAACTCCGTCTCGATCCCGGCGTCGCACAATCCGAGCTCGAGCCCGCCGATGCCGGAGAAGAGCCCCACTGACCTCACTCGAGCATCCTCGAGCGAAGTGGTCGAGTAGTCAAGTCGGCGCTCCGGCTCATCCGATACTGGGAAACGCCGCTCGGATGATCTCCAGGGGCTGACGCGCGTTCGACTCGTCCAGTTGCAGGGACTGGCTGCTCTTCGGACCACTACGGCGGTCGTCAGACCCGAACGTCGTGAGGTGTAGGAAGCGTGAGCCATCGACCCCGGTCACCACCTGATGGAAGCAATCCACTTCGGTCGGATGCACTCGGACGTGCTGGGTGCCTTCTTCGAAGCTTCTCAGTCGTGCCACGGGTCTCCTCCATCCTATCGTTCAGTTCAGGTCGATGAGTACGCCATGGCGATGCAACAGGTCGAGTCGTTCCCGCAGGCCCGTGGCAATGGTGGCGTCGACGCTCAGCAAGCCACATTCGAGGCTGCGCTCGGCAGCGGCCAAAGAGAAGTTCGCGCTTGTCACCAACGCTTCGCGATCATCAACGGCGATCAGCTTCGCGTGTTGGATGGCGTACGCGTCATCCTCAGGCTCATCGAGAGTCCACACCCGAGCGCCGTCCAGCATCCCGGCGATCATCTCCGCGGTTTCAAGGCGCTGCGCGGTGTCTACGACGATCGTCACAGCGACACCGCGGGTTCGCGCGTTCTTCAACGCCACGAGATGCGGTGACCCCCAGCCGGCCGAGTAGGTCGCGGCATAGACCACGCCCTCAGCTCGGTTGATCAGGTCGAGTGCGGCCTTCGTAGTGCGACCTTCGGCTCCAGGTACGTCGCGCGGGTTGGTCCAGACGAGATCGGGACGTGGCACACGCGGTACCGCCGCGATACCTTCCAGCGCGGCAACGCCCCGCTCCACACTCGTGTCAGATCCGATCAGCTCACGCAGCAGTGTCCGCACCACGGCCTGATTGACCCCGTACGCCCGCTTGGCAGCGATGTTCGGCCGGCGGCTCTGCCGCAGGCTGGCGGCTACCCTGCTCGCCTCCTCCGGCGTAAGCAACGCTCCGAGACGCGCGATGGCAGACATGTCAATGCACCTCGACGAGGCTTTCGAGCAGACCCGGAGTACTCACCTTTGGGTCGTCGACCACGCCCAGTAGCATACGTCGGTCGAGAAAGCGGTTGGTACGTTCGCAACTCGTCTCACTCAGGAACAGGCAGAAGTGACACGCGGCGCCGTGGAGGAACTCCTCTTTGCCTTCCGGCACCCGGTGCCCGCAGATGGGGTCGGAGGAGCAGCGCTGTCCGCGTCGAAGCGCCTTCCTCACGAGATCCTCGAGCTTGTCCGGCTTGGCCAGCTCCACCAAGCCACCAAGCGTACCTTCACTGTCGGAGGCAGTCGTACTGATCAGCAGACCCGCGGCCGGTGGGTGTTCGTCGTCGCCCTTCCATGCGTAGATTCGCTCGGTGAGGCTGGCCGACCCGTAGCCGCTGGACATCGCAGCCTGACGGATGAGCAGATGCGAGAGGGTGTGGATCACCCAGTAGCGCGGCGGTGGGAACCGATCATCGGGTTCGAGATCGTCGGCCGTCTTACTCGTACGACGCTTGAAGTTGATGCGATGTGCGTCCTTGAACCGCTCCCACACCTCGAGATCTTCGACGGAGTCCTCCCACGGCGCTATGACAGCTTCATCGAACCGCAAGAACACGCCTTCACCACGGTCCTCCGTGGCAGGTACCCAGGTCGGCCGGCCGTCGCGTGTCAATGGTGCGACCCGTTCCGCAGCGTCGTCCATCCGGTCCAGCGCATCGATCCGAGTAAAACCGATGAACGCGTTGACCTTCTTGAGCTTCTCGACGGCCACCGTCGCGGCAACAACTCCTGAGAGCAGATCCGGCACGTCGCGACGCGCGGCGCGAAAGTCGGCCATACCGGAGTGGCGCATGTACTTCTGTTCATCGGTGAGCACTGTCCACTCGGGCGCGAGGATCGTCCGCGGATCCGTACGCTTCTCCGGCGCGGTC harbors:
- a CDS encoding DNA cytosine methyltransferase; this translates as MAHASYTSRRSGLTTAVVVRRAASPCNWTSRTRVSPWRSSERRFPVSDEPERRLDYSTTSLEDARVRSVGLFSGIGGLELGLCDAGIETELLCEYWEPAADTLRRRFDAPVVGDIRELRSLPTADIVAAGFPCTDLSQVGRTAGISGDESGLIREVFRLVADTPPTWLVLENVPNMLTLQGGSPIRHVTEWLDENGWNWAYRTVDSRHFGVRQRRRRVFLVASKTQDPRTVLFADETGGSSAQKRHTAYGFYWTEGNRGIGWGEGVVPTLKGGSKLGIASPPAVWIPSAEDGRAICRPSIAAGERLQGFRAGWTDGSGTLGERWKLVGNAVTVPVAKWLGSRLVAPGYPVDVDRRALTPGRRWPFAASSVAGNREAWSIGERPVDKRSGVSLMNLLDRYTAEPLSLGATSGFTKRLKASTLRRDDRFVAALDAHIAALTAG
- the drmC gene encoding DISARM system phospholipase D-like protein DrmC; this encodes MSAIARLGALLTPEEASRVAASLRQSRRPNIAAKRAYGVNQAVVRTLLRELIGSDTSVERGVAALEGIAAVPRVPRPDLVWTNPRDVPGAEGRTTKAALDLINRAEGVVYAATYSAGWGSPHLVALKNARTRGVAVTIVVDTAQRLETAEMIAGMLDGARVWTLDEPEDDAYAIQHAKLIAVDDREALVTSANFSLAAAERSLECGLLSVDATIATGLRERLDLLHRHGVLIDLN